The genomic stretch TCCCGGGCCTCCTCGTCAAGGCTCTCCTCCGCCACGCCCGCCTTCGGGACGCGTTCCGCTCCGCCCTCCGCGCGGCCGCCGCGGGCGCGCCCCCCGACGCCGCCGCCTTCAACTCGCTCCTCGCCGCGCTCTCCCGCGCGGGCCGGTTCGATGAGCTCTGGGCCGCGCGCGGCGCCATGGTGCGCGCCGGGGTGCGGCCCGACGCCCGTACGTTCAACATCCTCGTCGCCGCGCTCTGCCGCGGGGAGGACGCCGAGCGCGCGCAGGGGTTCCTCGAGGAGCTGGAGGAGCAAGGCTTCGAGCCGGACGTCGTGACgtacaacaccctcctcgcggGCTACTGCCGCAAGGGGAGGCTGCAGgacgcgctgcatctgttcgGCGTAATGCCGTACAGGCGCGTGCCACCTGATTTGGTCTCGCACACCATCTTGATGGACGGGCTGTGCAAAGCCTGGAGGCTGAACGAAGCTCGCCGGATGTTTGACAGGATGGTGCAAGGTGGGTTGTGCCCTGACGCTGTTGCTTATAGTGTTCTGATCACAGGGTACTGTAATGAGGGACAACTAAAGGAGGCGAGGTCGCTGCTGATGGAGATGGCTGGGAGTGGGCTCTTGGACATAGCATTCGCTCTCAGAGTTGTCATTGAGGGTCATGTAAAATTTGGGAAGCTGCTTACCTGCTTGAACATGGTGGCACCACTAAGGAAATATGGTATTATCATCCCATCACAGAGTTATAGCTGCTTGATCAGTGCATTGTGTGAGGATATGCGCCCTAATGCTGCGAGGGGTTTGCTGCAGTGGATGATAGAGGATGGGCACAGTCCTAGTCTGCAGGTGTACAATATGATTGTGGATtgcttctgccgatgtgataatcCAAAGGAAGCTTTGGATGTGAAGGTTGAGATGACCACTAGAGAAGTGAAACCCAACTATGACACTTACCAGGCACTCATAACCTGCCTTTGCAGATTGGGAAAGAGCTTGGCAGGTCAGTCAATAATGGTGGAGATGATTGAGTCCGATTTCCATCCGAACGAGGCCATTTGTGCTGCCTTGGTTTGTGGCTTCTGCAAGGAAGGCGACCTTGATAGAGGAGAACTAATTGTGAAGTCATTCGCGCTTGATTTTCAGATCCGCTGTAATGAGAGCTTTAATGCATTGATGAGGACTTACTGCGAGACTAGGAGCACAGCAGAGTCACTAGCACTGCAGGACCGGATGTTAGAGCTGGGTTTTGTTCCAAACAGAGAGACTTGTCGATCTATTATATATGGACTTTCAAGAAGCCCTGGTTGAGTTGCTGACATCTGTAACAGAAGGCACCAGCTTGAATCATCTTATTGAGTGGTCTACATTATTGCTTACAGTAATATGCATGTATGGTGCACCCATTTCCCATCGTGACGGTTTTCCAAGGCTAGACTGGAGGCAACATTTCATTCTGGTCTGACAAAGGATATGGAGGTCAAATCTACTGGTCAAAGCTGAGTGGTTACCCCCATTATCAAATTCTGTTAGCAAATGGCGCAGAGGACAAAACATTGAGGACCCAAGGCAATCAATTGTAAGTTTGACAATCTAAGTAATATAACTGCAGAAGTATAGGGAGTTGCAGGGAAAACACAAAAGAATAAAGTTTTAAAACAAattggccttgttcagttcccaaaaatttttgtttttggatactgtagcattttcgtttttatttgacaaacattgtccaattgtgGACtacctaagctcaaaagattcatctcgtgatttacagtcaaactgtgtaattagtttttgtttttatctatatttaatattctatgcatgcaagtttcgatgtgacggggaatcttgaaaatttttgggtagtttttgggaactaaacaaggccaaacagAAACATACAATTTTTTGTGTTTTCGGTTTCAACTTTCCTTTTGAAGAAAAACCTGGTTTGTGGTGGAGATcacatttatttcatttttaaataaattctaaaAAGGAATATACCAGGAATGCATTAGCAAGTCTACTGTATAAAGGTCATGGACTGAACCCAACAACTCTTGGCAGCCTGGTTTCTCATGAAGCATAATCAACACTGAGATGATGTTGACCTGAGGCTCAATTCTTGGAGCCCAATCTTGTTTTTCTTCCACAGTTCTTCCACAAAATAATGCTACATAGTTCAGATCCAATCAAGCAGAGTGGTGATGCCATTGACAGATTCCTTGGCTGCCTCAGTCTCAGAGGTGGAACAGCACGGCATGCATTATGGTTTGTGGAGGAACTTTTTTTCCTGAAAAATATTGTTTGTGGAGGAAAATGGTGTAGAGGAGAGGTGCGTACCACATGGTGGGCAAATTTGTACTGAAGTAACCAGATTTAGCTGATGTGATTGTGTGAATACTAGGCAATATTTGGTACTGGAGTAATGGTTTATAGATGCTACTTTCTAATTTCTATCTGCTATGTCTATGTGGCAGTGCTTCAGATGGAGGTCTTTCATCAGCACTCACAGTTTCTTTGACCATCTGCTTCAAGGGAATAGGCAACATCTGAAATGTGCTTATGTACTGAAAATTGAGAACCGTGGATTGTTTGTGTCAGCATATCCTGAAACTGACAAAAATTTCTGTTCCTAAATTGTGGTTAACAATTACGGTGAATTGGCTTATACTTTGATATGTTAAGTGAACACATTGAAGCTCCATGTGGTTCACTTGTTTGTATTGTAGCCATCTAGAATGTGTGGTTTTGAGATATTCAACTGTGCTGCATTTCTAAATTAGGCGCTTTGCATTGAGATGATTACCCTGCTTCCTGTTCGAAACCTTTTGCTTATGCTTATGCACATTCCGGTGAGATTTAAAAACTGTCTATGTTACCAAATCGGCATTGTGATTTTAAAACTGTGACTAATCAGCATTATTGCCCCTGACAACATTGTGCACAAACGGTTGCCCCTATACAATAAAACAAGTCTCTTGTAACCTCTAACAACTGCTTAATCAAACATTGTAGCGAGTAGATATACACACGGATAAAACACTTATGCACATGCTAGGTTCATGCAAATAGCAAGGACATCGGTCTTGATATTCCAAAATCAAGAAAACAAGATAGCACATACAGAATGACAGAAGCCAATTTGTTCTTGCACATGTTGGTGAAAATTGGAAAATTTAGCTGTGGGGCAATTATAATTTATGAAATTGGTTATGGGAcacttaaatatatttttattgctCTAAGACACTAAATTTTTCTTTGTAGGACACCTCAAGTGTacctaaagcaaataaaaaaaattacagtGTCCTGCAGCCAATTCCACGAATGACTGTCTTGTAGCAAAAACTTGTCAAATTTTGAAGAAGTTGTTTTTCTAGGACATGTTTGTTTGAACACCCCGTAGAAGCGTTTTGGGCTAGGGATGCCGGATGCAAGGGGGTTTCCCACAAACCCATAAATTGGCTTTACTTTTTGTTGTTTGCCACTTGTAACCCATAAAATCAGTTGCTGGTGCACATATCAAAATGATTCAAGATAATGTGACACTTTTAGAAAACATCAAAGTGAAATCTTTATTGAGATTAGCCTAATGCACATGCCAACATGTTTTATCTCTTACATTTTTCCACAAATTAGTTGATGGCATGTATCCACTAAATGATGGCTATAATGAAGGTGGGGAACTCCGAAAGTGCATGTAGCCTAATGGTGCAAGTACTTTATAGCACCTATTGGTCTGGAACTCTGGATTTAACTTCCCCGTGGTAGCAAATTTTAGGCTGGTCAAAAATGTTCCTTCGCTAGCAAAGCCGCTTCAAGGATTTTCTCAGGCAACTAGGTTGAATTCTTCTACGTTAATAGCATTGCTTTGGGAAGGTCATGCCGTTGCTAGTTGAGTTTTCTTTATGAAGGTAGGGAATCGTATCCGTAACATATAAAGCCCTAGATTGACATTTGAGAACCACATAGCATTCCAAAATGCCTTGCATCTAATAGGTAAATTTGCTTTATAGCTATTAAAATATATGGGCTAAACCCTTTGTTCATGCAAAAgtgaatctgcaaacacaaagggctaatacccgatccaacgttaaggcgtgccagccgttTTGAcattacaaccgacaaaggtggtaactcgaatactttggtcccaacaacagcgatgcgcccggatgccacggccaagaggtattcacgcggaactcgagaactcgtcAAGTATGACTCGATAAATttttaagaactcgtaagtaaaagaaaatatgtgagttgacgaagtcgtcgaaaaagtagatgcaaaagtagatgtaaaagttGTGTATAGTATTGATTGGATTGTTATTttacatcgctactaggcctatatttatactatgtcctgaagagttacaaccatatacgactaggattctaGTTTCAAACCAAACACAACTCGTACATAAAATAAACTCTAACAACtatagaaaataatattttatctATCCTGGATGATCGGCACACCACCATTGTTCTCCCGACGACTTCTACATCTTCCTCCACCATCATCGGCATACCATCCTTCATCGGCATTGACAATTCGTCAACCTCTGCCATCGGTGCCGGTCAACTACCGTTCCTGGACTTAACCATATCCTCCTCCTGTTGCCTTGTTATCGGTATCATAGGCCATCGGCAACTTTCTTATCAGCCAGTCATTACTTCTCTAGCTGccgatccaagcttcattaaCTTTCCTGATTTGTGTCCAAAAAcgttgtcaacacatgccccccaatttcggagtataaaatcattaatgctccaaaattctctcctgataatgatgcccttttcacaattattttCCTCTTATAGCAATTAAttgccaaatccaaacaaccttaattCGGGTCTCCAGCATGtacctcgaatctctcaacctcccgaaccaaatctccTAAACATACGCTCATCGGCAACCGTTCTGTTAGAACCGACTACCGATAAGCCGACCAagagatcttgcacagtgaaatatcttctaaaatcatgattacttgctgTAAAATCACCTGcataatcccttgattatcgtacgaacagttaccatatccacctgaacaccttcaaatttcacggatacggcaaagagataagtcaaaaatacccctgCTCACTCCaatctataaatacttccttcctcaGCACTCTTTCCCCACCTTGCCACCCTTCATTCCCAAATTCATCTTCTGGCAGCGGCATTGGCGAAGAACTCAAGAGCTCGGACAGTAAAGAACCTCCCCTAGATTTTCCAAGTCTtcgacttcttcttcttcttcttctcaggaagaaatggccgtcaacttcactgTGCCTGAGGTTAACTCGTCCCCATTCTTTTATCGTAATCCTTTACCTTTTCGCAAGTTTATTTACTTCGTATTTTCTTTCCCTTTTCCTTCTGTTCTTCCAGTCTTCAAACTTTAGGAATTGAGCGAGAAAATTGTCATTCCCACCGAACAGCCCCACCTCCAGTGCCTTGGTCCAATGGGTgatccagatcctaccgatttgaTCAATGCAGAAACAATCCTTTTAGGGTcgagaatttttctttagatctatggaaggacacttTCTGATCCTGGCCAAACCCCACCaaaggatggaaagattggttcctaaGGGTCAGTAACATGAATGAAGTATACTGGGGTGAACGTAAGATAGATCAGTGTATCAAGCTTTCCATCGCCAATATGGAAAAGAATGAATCAATGTTGATAGCCGCCTCATATTTTTGGTTAGACACTTTCAATGCCTTCATCTTTGGTCATGGCCCAGCTTCCCCTACTCTTTGTCGTTATGCTTACTAGTCTAGATATTgcaactgccgatgatggcCAGCTATTCGGCCGCAAAGCCAAATACAAAGTAGAAACCCGTAACATCAatggctggtcagggtatattcagaaaTACCAATGAACAGGACCGGTTGtttagagggagcatgccacttttctgaatatgtggctagacaaattcatcttctgcggcgatcggtaggaccaacctccgtcTACTTATCGGCAACAGAAAGGttagccgatggtggccgattccctcttggccgatacctgctaggCTCCGTCTatcatctcctccatcaagtaaccgagaaactcctgctaggtgaacccatcggcaatctaggaggcccttggtggttcatcaacatgtggctcaacgtTCATATGCACAAACATCTTCGATTTGACTTTTTTGCACAGCAATTCCCTCGAGATattgccgaagattatgaactgacagatgatgaatcggcaactcgctcaccCCTCAATTATGGTGAAGCTGTTATAGTCCTCCCTGGTACCAGCTCCAACGAAaaccagatcggccgattctttcaaactttGTATGACGACCTTTCCAAagatcagcgagcatggatgccttatgaagatccagagacCAGATTTCCGCTCACCTTCCATCCTTTTGATAATGCTCTTAACAAAGACaatgatttgatgatggcaatcatcaccccaagagcAATTCTAGTGAACAACTTTGGCAGTAGGAAGAACATCAACACCACCtacgagttttacaacccatcggcactagctcgccaactagcctTTGGTTAACTGCCGATcagactttgttatgccgatgttgtAAAACCAAGAGAGACAATAACCAGCGGACTTGAGTGGATCAGGATAGCTCAACTCCAGCCAGACGCCGATATGACAGACATCGATCTATTGTCTTGGGTTCCAGCTCTCTTTACTACTCAGTTATACAAAcattggtgggaagaatggaaggaacatctGTTCAGGGTATCGGCCCGCACGTACCGTAACATGATTGACTCAGATTATGAAGTTCCCGATGATGTGGTAAGTTCCTTGCCGATACTTAAGTCCCTTTGTTAATTTTAACTTTATCGGAAACTCATCCTTTTCCATCTCAACAGGTTGATGACCCAGCGCCGACGGTGAGTAGAAGCGGAAGACCGATCGAGCTCCTCCAATCAGGCTGAATTTCTTTGATCGGCTATAATGCACCAAGTCTAGCAGCTCTGATGCACCGAAACGTATGCTTCAAAAAGACGAGCACCAAGCGGTTGAAAgtttctccatcggtagctgctgccactctggcacaagcttttaaggtaaattCTCAATTTCCCTCATCATACCGATTTCATTCCATACTTACATTATATTTTCACGACACATCGGCCGCAACGGGAACGTCATTGGTAACTCTGTTTTGCACCAAACTTTAACCAAAATTCCTTTTCTCATATCTAACTTGTGAAATTTTGTTTTTTGTAACAGtagactggtgcatcggcaaagaccaagaGGACTCAAACATCGGgagccgatgccccccagcccagTCAGGCTCCACCCAAAAGAAAAGGTCCAAAGAGCACCAAGACCCAGGCAAAACGACAGAAGACAACACCAtcctctccacctcgtccagtaTCTCCGATCCAAGTAGAaccttctcctcctcgatcGGTGCCCCAGCCGCAAGAAgttccttctcctcctcgatcGGTGCTCCAGCCGCAAGAAgttccttctcctcctcgatcGGTGCTCCAGCCGCAAGAAGTTCCTTCTCCTCCACAAGCAGATCCAACCGATGTATCTGGACAGACGACCAACCCAGTAGATCTGGGCACCTCATCGGTTGTCCCTCCTGAGCAGACAATCACTattcctcctcaaggtaaagtaccgaTTACAGAATCATTACCGATGATTTTATAAATACCATTGTGACCCCTGGTAATTTCCAGCTGAAGATATTCCATCGGCAGCTCCAGCCGATCAAACTATAGTGCCAGCCACATCTCCACGCCagagacaggaaatcaccttgaagcaagtaagtcacccgaTTTATCAGATTTTGCATCGTTAATACTTAATTTTGGGTAACTCATCTTCTTCCTTTTCCAGGAGGAAGACTCTCCCgatagcctattctcctttgctatcGACATTTTCGATGACgacggtgaagaagcaagctcctcaaCGGCAGTCggtattacatcggcagagatcaagaCTAAGTTGGAAGACTTACTAGCTCTATtgcatcaagacacagctcagcTAGTGGATGATTTCGACCCGGCCAAAGCCATATTCAAAATTCTCCATGGCCAGATTCCAGCCGATGCTGAAGAGATCCTCTTTCAAGCTGCCCACCTAGAAAGTCGCCAGCTCTAGTACCAGAAAGCCACTCagtgccttgccgatagagctgcctaCGCCCAGCTTGAAGAGGAGATGCTGCAAGTGAAGCATgtcgccgatgagaagcataagagcatcgacgTTTTGCAATCCTCAGGCACTGAGCTGAAACGAAgaatttctgatctatcggccaaAAGAGAGGCTTTGCTAGCCGAACTCAAGTAGGTGGAGGAAGCTCTGACTCAAGCCCAACAAGAGGAAAACCAACTGCCCGATGCGCTTAAGACTCCTCAGCAAGAAAGAGATGTCCAAGCCCGAAAAGAATTGcacatgaagaagaagctgaggtGGAAGGTTCCGCCGATGAAGATACCCGAGAGATAGAGGAGGCCAACCATATCCGTCTGCGCGCAATATCGGCTATCCAAACCTTGTTGAAcctatgaactcttcatcgacAGCTTGTTTAATCCCCTTCTTAAAAACTTTGATCatttggtccagccgataggactgttatcggcacttaaactcttTATACATGGCCCCAAGAACACTTTGATATTTTGCCCAGCCGATAGaattgttatcggcatttaaacttttatgcgtcaATCCACATACTAGGATAgtatctctttaaatattttccatttaatgctctggaaaATTCAACtcattcgagagtttctaaaatataagcattgccaggagcagatcgatttatccgataaggaccctcccaattaggagaccattttccaaattttgagtttttagtcccaatcggtagaatcagTTTCCACAccagatctccatcggcaaattctttggtctttactttcttgtcataccatttagcaactctctttttattttcctctatGCTAACtaaagctctcaaccgatgctctgctaaatcatccaactcatctcttatcaaagtagtataatcatcggcagttaGCTGATCCTGAGAAAACATTCACCTAGAACCAGTTTTgacttcccaaggcaacactacctcatgtccatacaccagttGATAAGGTGATACTTTAGTTGCACCATGACactgccatccgatatgaccacaaggcTTCATTTAACAGTGTGTGTCatttcctaggattttcttcaatcttccgcttaatgagcttaatgatccctttgttagaagcttcggtctgcccattagcttgagcatagtaaggagaagaattcaacactttaatcttcataccgattgcaaactcatcaaactctcctaaGGTAAACATGGTActctgatcggtagtgattatttggggaatgccaaatcggtaaataatatgctccttcacaaaatcaatcatattagctgatttcactttcttcaaaggaatagcctcaacccacttggtgaaataatcggtggcaaccaggataaacttatgtcctttgcttgatggtggataaatctgaccgataagatcaatagcccatcccagaacggccaaggtttaatgataggattcatagccgatgcgggtgccctctgaatattgccaaacttttgacatctttgacaccctttgaaatacttgaaacaatcctcaagtatagtcggccaataatatccattcctccgaatcatccacttcatcttaaaagccgattgatgtgctccacacactccctcatgaatttcacccatcaaggtTTTAGATTCATCATCACTTAAATATTTAAGCAAGACTCCATCTATCGTACGATAATACAATTCTTCctcgaggagtacatactttgtagcttgaaacctaacacgcctctcaactttcttggatggatcttttaaataatcaataatttctctcCTCCAATCATTGGCACTGACTCCCGATAATATCTCCAAgatgggctgatatcctgaggcatgttgagctaatcggttagcttcttcattatgcaaccgaggaatatgctctaatcagaaatctctgaattccttcaacaattgTACACACCTTTCATAATATGCtatcaaaacttcacttcggcattcataactcccaGCCAACtggtttataacaagcatagaatcaccgaaaatttcaacagcatcggcatgcACTTCCTTTAATAACTCTAATCTTCTGATTaaagcttggtactcagcttgattatttatcgacgtggcaacaatcagcaaagaaaactcatacttctttcctcgaggagaaatcaGCACTATACCGATACCTGCCCCACGATCACaattagatccatcaaagaagagtgtccaaggaacaatttccagaGCATCCActgcaccacaatgttgagttacaaaatcggccatgatttgccctttgactgctttagccgattcataacgtaagTCAAATTTCGACAATGCTAATATCCACTTCCAATTCTACCACCCATAATcggcattgataacat from Sorghum bicolor cultivar BTx623 chromosome 3, Sorghum_bicolor_NCBIv3, whole genome shotgun sequence encodes the following:
- the LOC8074994 gene encoding pentatricopeptide repeat-containing protein At5g40400 gives rise to the protein MSKAVSRIPSSTLTSLLPRALNPHVAVVDLVATHLTAVTDDAEPVDLTRLLPYLGHDELTAVVLRAGHSHPLPTLRFLLALPPPLQPSPPHLAFLAHSLASSRLFSHALGALSHLIRLHPRHDALPTLLVASATAPHPSLPGLLVKALLRHARLRDAFRSALRAAAAGAPPDAAAFNSLLAALSRAGRFDELWAARGAMVRAGVRPDARTFNILVAALCRGEDAERAQGFLEELEEQGFEPDVVTYNTLLAGYCRKGRLQDALHLFGVMPYRRVPPDLVSHTILMDGLCKAWRLNEARRMFDRMVQGGLCPDAVAYSVLITGYCNEGQLKEARSLLMEMAGSGLLDIAFALRVVIEGHVKFGKLLTCLNMVAPLRKYGIIIPSQSYSCLISALCEDMRPNAARGLLQWMIEDGHSPSLQVYNMIVDCFCRCDNPKEALDVKVEMTTREVKPNYDTYQALITCLCRLGKSLAGQSIMVEMIESDFHPNEAICAALVCGFCKEGDLDRGELIVKSFALDFQIRCNESFNALMRTYCETRSTAESLALQDRMLELGFVPNRETCRSIIYGLSRSPG